The DNA window TCTCCCATAACTCTAGAATTAGGGTACATTAGAAGCTATCCGTAAACTCCAGTGAGGACATGTGATAAATTTAAGCTGGAGCATTTAAAACGAGCTGGGAGAGTAGAGAGAGAAGTAAAAGCAGCCATTTGTGATGTGGGTGGCAGTTTTTAGAAAGTGTCTGTGGAGGGCTAGTGGCTTGGCATGAGGAAAGAGAGGCGTTCCTCAGTGTTGTCCACAGAACAGACACTCCTGTGACAGATGTGATCTTCAGGCAAAGTGGTGCTCGTGCACAGGCTTACGTTAGCACACCTGCTGGTGCAGAATGGTAGGAGAAATATTTCCCCAAAGGACAGAATGCGGATGGCTGGACAGAAACCACTGGGGGAAGGTTCCTGGGAGGAATTCCAGAATGTTTTCTCTGGCAAATAGGACAGAGGAGGCAGAAAAGCAAACCGGATCTCACTCCAAGTCTTTATGGACACAGATGGAAAGGAGAGCAGGAAGAAATCACAGGTCACACGGTGGGAGACACGGTGTAGCTGAGGGTAACCTAGTCGTGTTTAGGTGTGACAAATGACTTGCACTGTTTGCCAGACAACAGTGCCCCCCCATCCCCCACGGGGGTGTAATTCCACTAGTGACACTGATTCAGTTTCCAAAAGAAGCAAAACTCTTCTGCTATAAGATTCTTGATTTGTAAGAGTTTCCCCAGCTCAGTGCTTCCCCttagctttttcctttttcatctctaagAGGTTATCACTTCTCAAAAACAAGAGTGCTTTGCCACTTCTCTAGTAGCAAGGTATGAAAACATGCTCTAAAATACTTACTTCCTCCAGCTGCACTGCTGCAGGCGGCCGCCTGAGGGATGGAGATGTTCTGGGCTCAGGGTGGACGGGCCTCTAGACAGAGCTATGGACCCTTCTCCAAAGCTGTGCACGAGGGACGTAGATTGGCATAAGATGCTACACAGAAAACCTGTCGTCTAGATTATTCACGTGGTGGAAAACCTCCATTGGGGCATATTACCATAGAAGGGAAAAGGGTCTGTTCTCTCCACCACAAGCAATGGAGAATGTCCCATATCAAAGATAAGTTTGCAGCCAAGGTGGCCTTCATTGGTAACAGGTTCCATAATTGGCAATGATAGGTATTTTCCTTGCCTCGAAACACAGTCAAGAGGGGAGAGTGTGAGAAGCCAGGGACTTAGGACAGGAGGTGAGGTGATGAGTCATTTTGGTTTCTCAGAGCTGACctctgttgtatttttatttggggGTTCAGTCTCTGGCTTGAGGGCTCTTCAGAAAGGAGAGCTTACTTTTGTCACGGAAGGAGGGATGGAGACCTCACCCTTTTGCATGGCCAGCTGGAGCCCCAGGTGTCGCGTGTCCAGCTCGTGGGTGGCATGATGTCATGTTTGTTGACCACGTTGGACCTCATTCTGTCCCGAGAACTTAACTGGGCTAGGAGTTGTGAAACCAGATTTCTTGTTATTTGCTtagacttgcttttttttttttttccccatatccACAAAATGAGAATCCTGGGCTTTTAGTATAATAAGGAttgaaaaatgattataaaatacaAGGCAAAAAGATCCATGCTATTTAAATGtttactattattttgagattcattttaTGTGCCATACTGCTTTACAAATAGtctgtaatattttaatacagcACTTTATCTTCGTAATCAAATCTTGAGAAGGCCCCCTATAGCTAATCTTTCTCAAAATCGGCTTAATTTATTAGTGGATAACTATACTTAGGCCTCTTTCTAGAACCTTATGAAGTTTGACATGCACTATTTTTAGACATTACGGGTTCTCTTACTGAGACGCTCCAAAGGGAACAGTGGGGGCAGATGTCCTCCAGGAACCTTGGCAATAAATCCCCCTGGGTGCATGACCTGGGGTCACCAAAACTGCCTGCTACCCAGCAGCAGCAGAAGGGAGACCCAGGTTGGCAGCTGGAGTGACTGACAGTGATTTCCTTTCTGTTCAGTGATGAGCCCACCATGAAGAAAGGGCACGAATCTGcttcctctctccctgtcctGGGAACGGTGCCTGCCCGTGATGGTATCCTCAGGCCCCCCTCTCTGCGCCAGCAAGATGTCCCAGGGGACGTCTGTGCATTCAGCCAGGTGACCACTAGAATAAAATGTTCTCTAGGACCACCTAAGAGGTAACCCTATATTGGAGATACTGAGGAGAGAGGCCGGGGTGGCTGATAGGGTGGGGAGGCACCATCTGTCTGAGTGCACCCTCCCCTGAGACCCTCAGGGTGTCCTGGGGAGACCAGCAGGTTGGAAGTCCTAcgctttgaaatttttaattaaacaggAACCTTTGAAGGAAGCTTTTGATTGTTAGTAACATCCTGACTTGCTCCCCCCATGTGACAGGCTCCCCTTTGTGTGTGGCCCCTCCTGAGTCCACATCCTTCATAAGGAGCGGCTTTACCTCCCTTCCTGTAGGAGAGGAAGCCAGGGCTGTggcccagggagggaggggaggcagcCACTTCTCTCTTCAGTGCAGTTCATTCCAGTTTGGCTCTGACTGTGGCCAAGCAGGGAAGGGGTGCAGGATGGAAGGCAGCAGCGTGTACTTAGGCAGCTCAGTCAATGGAGCCCCCACGTCTCATCCCCTGCCAACCCTGGGCTCTTCCTGGCTGGATCTGGGCAGCCCAGGGCAGAACCTAGAGTCCAGGGCCACTGGTTCTCCTTGCCAGGTCCCAGGACCCAGTCCTGTTGAAATAACAGAGTTGATGGGAATGCTCTTTGCTGGGCACGAAGCACAGGCTTTAAAGGGCTGCCCATTCGCCACCACACTAGATACTCCCTGAAGGCTATGGGCACTTCCTAGCTCCTCAGCACACCCACAAACAGACACTAGAGGTTAGGGAAGGGCGATGCCACTTTCAACAGGCTGTTGACACTTAGCAGCATTTTGTAGACCAGCCTAAATCAGTGGTTCCTGAGCATCCTTATCCTCTCAGAAAGCTGATTTTGAGCCAGATTAGCTATAAGGGCCCTCTCCTTTCAATATTTgattatgaatataaaatgtcTTCCTAAAATCTTATAGAATGTTCATAAACTAGCATGGCACGTAAAATGAAGCCAAAATAATGCTCATAGTAAACCTTGTACTTAAAtagctcagattttttttcttgaattttgtaATGATTTTCCAATGCTGCTTATGTAACGGCCCAACATTCGTGCTCATAGATATGGGAAGAAAGTCAGCAAGACTAGGTTTTGGAGACTAGTCTAAACCCAAGTGTGGATCTGGGTCATCTGGAAATCAACAGGCAAAATCCTTGGCTGCACTCAGGCCTGTAGCTGCAGACTCTCAGCCCAAGAGCTTGTGTGTTTGACAAGCACCTCGTGTCACTCACAGGCGTCCTGCTCTGCATCGATATGGAGGAGCACTGGAGATTAGAAACCTCTGGAAAgagaggagattgcagtgaagcCCCGGGGTCCTGGGTGTAGCCAAGGAGGTGCTTCATGATTTTTACTTACTTCCTCATCTCTCCACTCCTGGTTACTTTTTGGACTTCCTATTCCATTTCCTGCTTTCATAGAagcctaatttttaatatttaagtttCAGTCAGCCGAAGAAAGGCAATCTGTCTTCTCTTTCACACAGTTTATGTCTTGAAGGATTTCTCTAATCCATTCCAGCAGTCGGTTAAGGGAAAGTTTTATTTAACCCCTGCATCCATGCCTACAATTGCTACTTGCCAACATTTCATTACTTCTTGTAGAATGTAAGTGcctgtttctaaaaatgaaaacttatagaGATCAGAGCCCTTCATGATACCAGCTCTCTGCTGTGCTTGTGGCCACCCGATGTTGGATACTGGGTGATACTGCAGAGCAACGGAGCATCTGTGGGGAGGTCCAGAATCGAGAATGGTCTGATGAACAAAATATGCCACCAGTCTTGTTTGCAAGGGGGCAGCACGTGATGGAGGAAACAAGGTCCTTTTCAGTTCTTAAAGTCTTCACTGACAGGTCACAGAAGTATAGGGTCCCTTTTGCCTTTTCCTTCTTGGCGATACTTAAGTCTGGCTCAGATGCTTTTGTGTGTTCTTTTAGAAACTATCAACCTACTGCACACAAAATATGTGTACTTGGATGGTGTTTGATACGGTGTGGATGCTcagggtaaaaaagaaaaaatagccataACCAATtctggaaaggaaggaatgaagaaaaaggtTGTAACCTGCTGGGCGGGTCTAGAACACTCCACACCCATCCCCCAGAATGAAATCAGCTTTCCAAGTCATCTGTTTGGGCAGGAGTTTCCAGCCAGTTAGAACTCTCTGTCCTCCCTTCCAGTCTTTTAGGCAACGCTGTATTTTGAAAGCCAGATGAGGAAGGCAGATGTTTTTCCCATCTCCACCCACATCAAGACTGTTGTTTGCCAAATAAACTGGGTTGGGACACAAATCCTGCAGAAGGGCTGCCACTGGGGGCACTGGAGGCTTCTAGCCCGGGTCAGCCCTGCCAGGACCATGGGTGGCGCACCTGTTGTCAATTAACTGTCCAGGCTGAACTTGGGAACGAAGGCCAGAACAGGCGTGGGAGGCTGGTCCTCCAGCTAAACTTTGACTTCAAGCTCAAGGAAGGGTTTGAAAGGGTGGGAAGAAAAATATTGCACATTGGTTGGGtgatcaatatttattaaatttagagCCATTTATACTTGCCAGTTCTGCGTTTTGTAGTGTTTTTGAAGCAAACGCAACTCATTTTCTGGCAGAGAACTGATGcttagaattagaaaaacaaagtatTAAGTAGAACTGGCATAAGACCCCATCGACGAGGGATGGATTTCAAAACTTCTCAGCCAGCCGTCCCTCCGTGCACATTATGAGTCTGGAAACCCAGGGATCCCATGTGAGCGCGCTAGGGAAGTGGAGCGTTGCAGGCCTCCCGAAACACAGCTGCCCACTGCCTGCCCACATCCTCCTTGGCAGCTTGGGGTGAGCTGCCGCTGAGAAGCTACGCTGGCGCTGAATTTCCTCTTTTCAGCTGCGTACAAAGATAGGCCCTTGAATTGTGGCATCACAGCACGGTGCTCCAGCCCATGTGTTGGCCTCTGTTCCCCAGGGAGTGTTGGAGGGGAGCGTGCTGATCCAGCGTCCAGCTCTTCCGGGAGTGGGCTGGCTGCTCTGAGGGTGGCTGTGGGTGAAAGCCTCCCGGGGTCTGCTTCTGGGGGAAAATGAGGCTGGCAGTGGCCTGACCACTCGGTTTTCCAGCCACCCAAATTCAGTTGCTCTCTGAGCTCTTACTGTACACGGAGCTGAAATATTGTGCAGGAAGCAATGAATCAGACCCTTTGCCTGCAGGAGCCTACCCTCTGGTGGAGGACACCCACCAGCATGAGGATAAACGCAGAACTGGGACAGCGTGAGCGTGAGAGGCACAGGCAGAGCAATGCATGCTGGGTGTGGACCAGGAGAGGAAAAGccacttttttgcttttttattcaggAGGACAAATAGCAGGAGAGGCTTGTTCGGTATTTTTCAGCTTATAGGCCCCCCGACCCCCTTCCTCATCTCTTTCTTGCAGGGCCTACAGCTATTTGGTGTTAAAAACTGAATTTTGGACAGATAAAAATGCCAGTGTTTTCCTGGTCTGCCCGGCTCTGGCTGCTCCATCTTGGCCACGGTGGCATGGCTGGGGTTGGAAAGGGGAACCTGGGGGCCTGCAGGGAGCCAGGCACAGTCAagcgcaagctccacctctctgTTCCTCCCCTCCACACACTGTCCAGGGCCATGGTCACCTGGTGCTGGCTCCAGCGAGTCCTGACCCCAGCTCTGGCTCAGGGCTTCCCCTGGAGACTTCAGCAAGTCTCCCCGAAGCCCTGCGTGCCTTTCCCACCAGGGAATCCCTCCAGCCTCAGGTTTCTGTGGGCTCCTCCCACGCAGGAGAGGGTGCCTGGAAAGTGGACATGTCCATTTTCAGTCCCCCTACcgtctcccctcctccccccaactcctcccctccccccactcctTCCCATTCCCtaccctctcctccccaccccaccctcttctcctgccccccaccctctcctccctacccccaccttctcctctccctcaccCACCCTCTCCTCGCCCCCAACCCTCTCCTCCTCATTCTCCACTCACCCCCATCTCTTTGGTGAGGCTGTAGAGTGACTTAGGTTATCCCAGAGTGACCTGAATGTTAAAGAAGGTGCTCCCTGTCTTTCCACATtgctcccctttcctttcccctcctttcccaTCTCTTAGTCCCCCTTACCTCccacttccctcccttcttctccctccaCGCTGCCCCTCACCCTGTTCTCTTCAGGCTGTCTGGCTGCCTGCGAGGGTCTCCCTGGGCACCCAGCTCCTCCACAGGAGGGTCCCAGGCCAGGCctgcagggaggctggggcaggttcTCAGCTTGGCCTCGGGCTGACCCCACTTCTCAGATAGAGAAGCCCATATTTAGGGTATAATGGAGGAGTACGGGGAAAGGAATTAAGACACTGATGTGGGGATGGGAGGGCAGAGGGGAATGTCGGGGGGACAGCGGGGAGGGGAGGTTGATTACAGCCTCTCAGGATGATGTGGATGGGTGGGAGGGAGCAGCGACCATGGAGGCAGAGACAGTTGGGGGCACCTTAGAGGGAGGCGCAGAGGGGTGGTGACCTTGTCCCCGGAGG is part of the Homo sapiens chromosome 6, GRCh38.p14 Primary Assembly genome and encodes:
- the LOC124901498 gene encoding uncharacterized protein LOC124901498, whose translation is MEPRRRSLRGQGHHPSAPPSKWGQPEAKLRTCPSLPAGLAWDPPVEELGAQGDPRRQPDSLKRTGSLWDNLSHSTASPKRWGHPLLRGRSPQKPEAGGIPWWERHAGLRGDLLKSPGEALSQSWGQDSLEPAPAPCTVRAQRATEFGWLENRVVRPLPASFSPRSRPREAFTHSHPQSSQPTPGRAGRWISTLPSNTPWGTEANTWAGAPCCDATIQGPIFVRS